A window of Exiguobacterium sp. FSL W8-0210 contains these coding sequences:
- a CDS encoding EAL domain-containing protein, giving the protein MEDIVRKQQWWIGNFALFMMFVGALIIYTTTEETIKSAYLSRSVIISFLIVMGLFIFYISRRKMETVLQTHLLSLMLLVVPITSISFLPYAAVTVWASSFLFLMIALISYQRIMMWYAIAIAIATSLYVMWNADTVTVEIDPTDHYGRIGMIVIGVSIALVINHLHIRNLNRLNDLAIQLHDTARRDEETGVLNRQGLNESDFPRPEQQLIFVGIHLENYYELARYFGEDIQLQVLRACIERLKRQLPPYQAFARIEAGTLLIVMEKPDEVACKEAMEELSQEISVPYEIEGHHVYVNISIVIDNGEGATNNRKRRVQQLLTALQEAAQQNERVMCIDQEWRKDQELRVKAAQSLAQANIETDFHLVYQLQYDVQSEQFIGLEALVRWKTSLQGADRPSVFIPIAEKSDLIIRLGEWIFEESCKTRKALIDLVPDEFTLSVNVSPRQLTSESFMPFIERTLLKYALKPQQIKIEITESQSLDFESQSIHRALKRIKTLDFPLSLDDFGTGHASYHVLERLLPLRQLKIPKQFIEQIGESEKRQSILESIFQLSQSMHVECIVEGVETGEEVRIAKEIGIHLFQGYFFAKPVPLEEIICLLQKTNEGTVR; this is encoded by the coding sequence ATGGAGGATATCGTTCGGAAACAACAATGGTGGATTGGAAATTTCGCCTTATTCATGATGTTCGTTGGTGCTTTGATCATTTATACGACGACAGAAGAGACAATTAAGAGTGCGTATTTGAGTCGTTCTGTCATCATTTCATTTTTAATCGTCATGGGTCTATTTATTTTTTATATTAGTCGTCGCAAAATGGAAACCGTTTTGCAAACGCACTTATTGTCTTTGATGTTGCTCGTCGTTCCGATTACATCGATTAGCTTTTTACCTTATGCGGCAGTTACCGTTTGGGCAAGTAGCTTTTTGTTTTTGATGATCGCTTTAATCTCGTATCAACGAATCATGATGTGGTACGCCATCGCGATTGCCATTGCAACTAGTTTGTATGTCATGTGGAATGCCGATACCGTGACGGTAGAAATTGATCCGACAGACCATTATGGACGGATTGGCATGATTGTGATTGGCGTATCGATTGCGCTTGTCATCAATCACTTGCATATTCGCAATTTAAATCGGTTAAATGACCTTGCGATACAATTACACGATACGGCGCGACGTGATGAAGAAACAGGTGTCTTGAATCGCCAAGGATTAAACGAAAGTGATTTTCCAAGACCCGAACAACAGCTCATTTTTGTCGGGATTCATTTAGAAAACTACTATGAGCTGGCACGTTATTTTGGAGAAGATATTCAGTTACAAGTACTACGCGCCTGTATCGAGCGACTCAAGAGACAACTACCTCCTTATCAAGCTTTTGCTCGGATTGAAGCAGGGACGTTATTGATCGTCATGGAAAAGCCGGACGAGGTGGCGTGTAAGGAAGCGATGGAAGAATTGAGCCAAGAAATCTCTGTACCATACGAAATCGAGGGGCATCATGTCTATGTCAACATATCCATCGTCATTGATAATGGCGAAGGGGCGACCAACAATCGAAAGCGTCGGGTGCAGCAATTATTGACTGCCTTACAAGAAGCAGCGCAACAAAACGAACGTGTGATGTGTATTGACCAAGAATGGCGTAAGGATCAAGAATTACGAGTCAAAGCAGCACAATCCCTAGCCCAAGCTAACATCGAAACGGATTTTCATCTGGTTTATCAATTACAATACGATGTTCAATCAGAGCAATTCATCGGTCTTGAGGCCTTAGTTCGATGGAAGACCTCGTTACAAGGAGCAGATCGACCATCCGTATTCATTCCGATTGCTGAAAAAAGTGATTTAATCATTCGTCTAGGAGAATGGATTTTTGAAGAAAGTTGTAAGACACGCAAAGCATTGATCGATCTGGTTCCAGACGAGTTTACGTTATCTGTCAACGTATCACCACGCCAGTTGACGAGTGAATCGTTCATGCCGTTCATCGAACGAACGCTACTGAAGTATGCCTTAAAACCGCAACAGATTAAAATTGAAATCACAGAGAGTCAGTCACTTGATTTCGAGAGTCAATCGATTCATCGAGCGCTCAAACGCATCAAAACGCTTGATTTCCCGTTGTCACTCGATGATTTCGGAACTGGTCACGCATCCTATCATGTTCTCGAGCGTTTGTTACCGTTACGTCAATTAAAGATTCCGAAACAATTCATCGAACAAATCGGTGAATCGGAGAAACGACAATCCATTCTCGAGTCGATTTTTCAACTGAGCCAGTCGATGCATGTCGAATGTATCGTCGAAGGAGTTGAGACAGGAGAAGAAGTACGCATTGCCAAGGAAATCGGTATTCATCTATTCCAAGGTTATTTCTTCGCTAAACCGGTACCACTTGAAGAAATCATCTGTCTACTGCAAAAGACGAATGAAGGAACGGTCCGTTGA